A genomic stretch from Petrimonas mucosa includes:
- a CDS encoding glycerophosphodiester phosphodiesterase has product MSMITIVKEFCFSFRKRLAIAMLLCSFATSQAQVMEVKIHAHRGGAKEYEENTLEAFKETYKRGIRGYETDIRLTKDGHLVLLHDGSLLHMTGIDRPIEELTLKELGKIRTKKGNPIPTLDEVLAFFKDKEGVYIEFEMKTNNPMYDEATLSRYCDQLYDKVYAAKPSTSLYVLTSFDKRPLKYLKENHPDAELMLIKSEELNAKLLQEADELGIKRVACMIDGTTRKMVRQAKKKGFTVCLWPGTSVEDFLLGVALGGDHLCTDVPLAVSEWVAANASWIRIK; this is encoded by the coding sequence ATGAGTATGATTACCATTGTAAAAGAGTTCTGTTTTTCATTCAGGAAAAGATTGGCAATAGCAATGCTCCTTTGCTCTTTTGCCACCAGCCAGGCCCAGGTGATGGAGGTTAAAATCCATGCACATCGCGGAGGTGCGAAAGAGTATGAGGAGAATACGCTTGAGGCATTTAAAGAGACCTATAAACGAGGTATCCGCGGATACGAAACCGATATCCGTCTGACTAAAGATGGCCACCTGGTACTTTTACACGACGGCTCGCTACTCCACATGACGGGCATCGATCGGCCCATCGAGGAGTTGACCCTGAAGGAGCTCGGCAAGATCAGGACGAAAAAGGGAAATCCGATCCCGACATTGGACGAGGTCCTTGCTTTTTTCAAGGACAAGGAGGGGGTCTATATCGAGTTCGAGATGAAAACAAATAACCCGATGTATGATGAAGCCACATTATCCAGGTATTGCGACCAGCTTTACGACAAGGTATACGCCGCCAAACCGTCTACCTCCTTATACGTGCTCACCTCATTCGATAAAAGACCGTTGAAATACCTTAAAGAGAACCATCCGGATGCGGAACTGATGTTGATCAAGTCAGAAGAACTGAACGCAAAACTGCTGCAGGAGGCAGATGAACTGGGAATTAAACGGGTTGCCTGCATGATCGACGGAACCACCCGAAAAATGGTCAGGCAGGCCAAGAAGAAGGGTTTCACGGTCTGCCTGTGGCCCGGCACATCTGTTGAAGATTTCCTGCTCGGAGTTGCCTTGGGAGGAGATCACCTCTGTACCGATGTTCCATTGGCAGTATCGGAATGGGTCGCAGCCAACGCTTCGTGGATCAGGATCAAGTAA
- a CDS encoding glycoside hydrolase family 43 protein, which yields MGLKNISPILFLFLMIGTIPLCGQKAKRLHEIHIRDPYILPDQQSGYYYMYKSASVASADKLLGGVEAYKSRDLINWEGPVQVFTVPEDNWITGAVWAPEVHAYNGKYYLFATLNSDIEWKKEQKGWPEYLFRGTQVFVSEGPEGPFLPFGKVPHTPMDRMALDGTLWVEDGRPYMIYCHEWVQVIDGTMVLVELAPDLSKTAGEHLTLFNASAAAWSTGSPHESNSVKSYVTDGCFLYRTMTGKLLMIWSSFMNGEYAIGIAESVTGKVSGPWRQQEKPLFTQNGGHGMIFRTFDGRLCIAFHRPNSPGGEERAKFFELRDTGETLELIRELTK from the coding sequence ATGGGCCTGAAAAATATTTCACCAATCCTCTTTCTTTTTTTGATGATCGGCACCATCCCATTGTGCGGGCAGAAAGCAAAGAGACTTCACGAGATCCATATCCGCGACCCCTATATACTCCCCGACCAGCAGAGTGGATATTATTATATGTACAAGTCCGCATCGGTCGCCAGTGCAGACAAGTTGCTGGGAGGTGTTGAAGCCTACAAGAGCAGGGACCTGATAAACTGGGAAGGTCCGGTACAGGTATTCACCGTACCGGAAGACAACTGGATTACCGGAGCCGTTTGGGCCCCGGAAGTGCACGCCTACAATGGGAAATATTATCTTTTTGCCACACTGAATTCTGACATTGAGTGGAAGAAGGAGCAAAAAGGATGGCCCGAATATCTCTTCAGGGGCACACAGGTTTTTGTTTCGGAAGGGCCCGAGGGACCTTTCCTTCCATTCGGCAAGGTGCCCCATACTCCGATGGACCGCATGGCACTCGATGGCACGCTGTGGGTTGAGGATGGACGTCCCTACATGATCTATTGCCATGAATGGGTGCAGGTAATTGATGGAACCATGGTGCTGGTTGAGCTGGCGCCCGACCTTTCCAAAACTGCAGGGGAGCACCTGACCCTGTTTAACGCCTCGGCCGCTGCCTGGTCCACAGGAAGTCCCCATGAGAGCAACTCCGTAAAATCTTATGTTACTGACGGATGTTTCCTCTATCGCACCATGACAGGCAAACTGTTGATGATCTGGTCCAGTTTCATGAACGGCGAATACGCTATCGGCATTGCAGAGTCGGTTACCGGAAAAGTATCCGGTCCGTGGAGACAGCAGGAAAAGCCACTCTTCACCCAGAACGGGGGGCATGGCATGATATTCCGCACGTTTGATGGCCGTTTGTGCATCGCTTTTCACCGCCCAAATTCTCCAGGAGGAGAGGAACGTGCCAAGTTTTTCGAACTGCGTGATACCGGTGAGACACTGGAACTGATAAGGGAGTTGACGAAGTAG
- a CDS encoding MBL fold metallo-hydrolase, whose protein sequence is MKIKTFEFNPLGVNTYLLYDETGESVVVDAACFFPEEYNLLLDFLMDNNLVVKHLVNTHLHFDHIFGVNALASRFDLKLQAHRADVVLLENLPLQLQMFGINTETDYRPEIGSFLEEGDLVSFGNQQLKVLHLPGHSPGSIVLYNEKAKKILVGDVLFNGSIGRTDLLGGSFEQLTEGIRTKLFILPDETEVYPGHGPKTTIGQEREFNPFVGTKGYTYR, encoded by the coding sequence ATGAAGATTAAAACATTTGAATTTAACCCGTTAGGTGTTAACACCTATCTGTTGTATGATGAAACGGGTGAGTCTGTTGTCGTGGATGCGGCCTGTTTCTTTCCTGAGGAATATAATCTGTTGCTGGATTTCCTGATGGATAATAACCTGGTTGTCAAGCATCTTGTTAATACTCACCTCCACTTCGACCATATCTTCGGTGTGAATGCTTTAGCCTCCCGTTTTGATCTGAAACTACAGGCTCACCGCGCCGATGTTGTTCTGCTCGAAAACCTGCCGCTGCAACTCCAAATGTTCGGTATTAATACAGAGACCGATTATCGGCCTGAGATCGGCTCTTTTCTTGAGGAGGGCGACCTAGTCTCCTTCGGAAATCAACAATTGAAAGTGTTGCACCTGCCCGGCCACTCGCCTGGAAGCATTGTCCTCTACAATGAAAAAGCAAAAAAGATACTGGTCGGCGATGTGCTTTTTAACGGGAGTATCGGTCGGACCGACCTGTTAGGCGGAAGTTTTGAACAACTGACCGAAGGTATCCGTACCAAACTTTTTATCTTGCCGGATGAGACAGAGGTCTACCCGGGTCACGGCCCAAAAACGACCATCGGGCAGGAGAGAGAGTTCAACCCTTTTGTAGGAACCAAAGGCTACACCTACAGGTGA
- the gcvP gene encoding aminomethyl-transferring glycine dehydrogenase — translation MEMEHFKTRHIGIRPEDLDVMLQTLGVSSVDELIDQTIPADIRLKKPLSLPKAQSEMEYAEEIGRIASTNKIFTSYIGMGWYDTVTPAVIYRNVFENPVWYTSYTPYQAEISQGRLEALLNFQTVVSELTGLPLANCSLLDEATAAAEAASMMYGLRSRDQVKNNISTLFVDQHIFPQTLAVLRTRMGMAGIEIEVGDYNSFDADKAYFGAIVQYPNSNGNVEDYRNFVEKAHASGCKVAVAADLMSLVLLVPPGEWGADIAFGSSQRFGIPMFYGGPSAAFFATRDEYKRSMPGRIIGISKDAYGKDALRMALQTREQHIKREKATSNICTAQALLATMASFYAVYHGPEGLKKIARRIHSVASLVADELKELGFRQLNSSFFDTLKLQLPENITQSSVKDLAEMRNINLRYFETGEIGISIDETTDPYRVHELLAVFAMAAGSSKVFMIDELPEKVTLKGEQLRSSGFLTHPTFNSYHSETEMMRYIKRLERKDISLAHSMISLGSCTMKLNAASELLPLGHPGFQKIHPFAPEDQVAGYQEMIHELESMLAEITGFAATSLQPNSGAAGEFTGLLVIASYLKSIGQGDRKTVLIPASAHGTNPASAVQAGFNPVTVATDIKGNVDMDDFRKKVETYRDDLAAFMITYPSTHGIFEVNIREMCDMIHEAGGQVYMDGANMNAQVGVTNPGTIGADVCHLNLHKTFAIPHGGGGPGVGPICVAEHLVPFLPGHPVVFESETNTVSAAPYGSAGVLAITYGYIRMMGAEGLTEATKMAILNANYLAERLNDSYGIVYRGVNGRVGHELILECRGLKSVSGITETDIAKRLMDYGFHAPTLSFPVHGTLMIEPTESESLAELDRFVDAMQQIHNEIIEVSRGEYSAEDNVLINAPHPEYEAVADEWKHAYPRSKAVYPLPYVAENKFWVNVARVDNAFGDRNLVACLCQM, via the coding sequence ATGGAAATGGAACATTTTAAAACCCGCCATATCGGCATCAGGCCGGAAGACCTGGACGTTATGTTGCAGACCCTGGGTGTCTCATCGGTGGACGAGCTGATCGACCAGACAATTCCGGCAGATATCCGCTTGAAGAAGCCGTTATCGCTACCCAAGGCTCAATCGGAAATGGAGTATGCCGAAGAGATTGGAAGAATTGCATCAACAAACAAGATTTTCACCTCATACATCGGTATGGGATGGTACGATACGGTTACTCCGGCAGTGATTTACCGAAACGTATTTGAGAACCCGGTCTGGTACACCTCTTATACACCCTACCAGGCTGAAATTTCGCAGGGAAGACTCGAGGCGCTGCTGAATTTCCAGACGGTAGTGAGCGAACTGACCGGGCTGCCGCTGGCCAACTGTTCGCTGCTGGACGAAGCAACTGCCGCTGCAGAAGCAGCGTCAATGATGTACGGGCTGCGTAGCCGTGATCAGGTAAAGAACAACATCTCGACACTCTTTGTCGACCAGCATATCTTCCCTCAAACCCTTGCCGTATTGCGCACACGGATGGGTATGGCGGGAATTGAAATTGAAGTGGGTGATTACAACAGTTTCGATGCCGACAAGGCTTACTTTGGTGCCATCGTACAATATCCCAACAGCAACGGTAACGTTGAAGATTACCGGAACTTTGTGGAGAAGGCCCACGCTTCGGGATGCAAGGTGGCAGTTGCTGCCGACCTGATGTCTCTCGTTCTGCTCGTACCTCCCGGTGAATGGGGAGCAGATATTGCATTTGGCAGCAGCCAGCGTTTTGGAATCCCGATGTTCTACGGCGGTCCATCCGCGGCATTTTTCGCCACCCGCGACGAGTATAAGCGGAGTATGCCGGGAAGAATCATTGGCATATCCAAGGATGCATACGGAAAAGATGCCCTCAGGATGGCTCTCCAGACGCGCGAACAGCATATCAAGCGAGAAAAGGCCACCTCGAACATCTGTACCGCACAAGCATTGCTGGCGACCATGGCTTCGTTCTACGCCGTCTATCACGGACCCGAAGGGTTGAAGAAGATCGCAAGACGGATTCACTCAGTCGCCTCGCTGGTGGCCGACGAATTGAAGGAGCTTGGCTTCAGGCAGCTAAACAGCAGCTTTTTCGACACGTTGAAACTGCAGCTTCCTGAAAATATAACGCAGTCCAGCGTGAAAGATCTGGCCGAAATGCGTAACATCAATCTTCGTTATTTCGAAACCGGAGAGATCGGAATCAGCATCGACGAGACCACCGATCCTTATCGCGTCCACGAGCTGTTGGCCGTCTTTGCCATGGCGGCAGGGAGTTCCAAGGTGTTCATGATTGACGAACTGCCGGAGAAGGTCACCTTGAAGGGCGAGCAACTCCGCTCTTCCGGTTTCCTGACGCATCCCACCTTCAACAGTTACCATTCCGAAACGGAGATGATGCGGTACATCAAACGGCTGGAGAGAAAGGATATCTCACTGGCTCACTCCATGATCTCGCTCGGATCGTGTACGATGAAACTGAATGCTGCATCCGAACTTTTGCCGTTGGGCCATCCGGGATTTCAGAAAATCCACCCTTTTGCCCCCGAAGATCAGGTGGCAGGTTATCAGGAGATGATCCATGAACTGGAGTCGATGCTGGCCGAGATTACCGGATTTGCGGCAACAAGCCTGCAACCCAATTCGGGTGCGGCCGGGGAGTTTACCGGATTGCTGGTTATTGCCAGTTACCTGAAAAGTATAGGGCAGGGAGATCGCAAGACAGTTCTGATTCCCGCCTCCGCACATGGAACCAATCCTGCCAGTGCGGTCCAGGCAGGATTCAATCCCGTAACCGTGGCCACCGATATCAAAGGGAATGTCGACATGGACGATTTCCGGAAAAAGGTAGAGACATACCGCGACGACCTTGCCGCCTTCATGATTACCTATCCTTCCACTCACGGTATCTTTGAGGTGAATATCCGGGAGATGTGCGACATGATTCATGAGGCGGGGGGACAGGTTTATATGGATGGCGCAAACATGAACGCCCAGGTAGGAGTGACCAACCCCGGCACCATCGGTGCCGATGTTTGCCACCTGAACCTGCATAAGACATTTGCCATCCCCCACGGTGGTGGCGGACCGGGAGTGGGCCCCATCTGCGTGGCCGAACACCTGGTACCTTTCCTGCCCGGACATCCGGTGGTCTTCGAATCGGAGACCAACACCGTCTCGGCAGCCCCCTACGGAAGTGCTGGCGTACTCGCCATCACCTACGGTTATATCCGGATGATGGGAGCGGAAGGGTTGACGGAAGCGACCAAGATGGCAATCCTCAATGCCAACTACTTGGCCGAGAGGTTGAACGACTCTTACGGGATTGTATACCGTGGTGTAAACGGAAGGGTAGGACATGAACTGATCCTGGAGTGCAGGGGACTGAAATCGGTATCGGGAATTACGGAAACCGATATTGCAAAACGCCTGATGGACTACGGTTTTCATGCTCCCACACTCTCGTTCCCCGTTCATGGAACATTAATGATCGAACCTACCGAAAGCGAAAGCCTTGCCGAACTCGACCGGTTTGTGGATGCCATGCAGCAGATCCACAACGAGATCATCGAGGTGTCTCGTGGTGAGTACAGCGCGGAAGACAACGTCCTGATCAACGCCCCGCACCCCGAATACGAGGCGGTGGCCGACGAGTGGAAGCATGCCTATCCCCGCAGCAAGGCGGTCTATCCGCTTCCTTATGTTGCGGAAAACAAGTTCTGGGTGAATGTTGCCCGCGTGGATAATGCCTTTGGTGATAGAAACCTGGTAGCCTGTCTCTGTCAGATGTAA
- the era gene encoding GTPase Era → MQQNHRSGFVNIVGNPNVGKSTLMNRLVGEKLSIITPKSQTTRHRIIGIVNRPEYQVVYSDTPGVLQPNYKLQEQMLNFSLSALDDADVLLYVTDVVEKIDKNDEFLSRVQRLNLPVLLLINKIDQTSQAGLEQLVDTWRELLPKAEIYPISALNNFSIDRVEKRILELLPESPPYFEKDALTDKPARFFVNEIIREKALMLYQKEVPYAIEAIVEEFKEEADIIRIRATILVERETQKGIVIGHKGESLKRLGTLARKDIELFFEKRVFLQLFVKVEKDWRNRDNLLKRFGYKLD, encoded by the coding sequence GTGCAACAAAATCATCGATCAGGATTTGTAAATATTGTGGGAAATCCCAACGTGGGGAAGTCCACGCTGATGAACCGGCTGGTGGGGGAAAAGTTATCGATCATAACACCCAAATCACAAACCACGCGCCACCGTATCATCGGCATTGTAAACAGGCCAGAATACCAGGTGGTCTATTCAGACACGCCTGGTGTGCTTCAACCCAACTACAAGCTTCAGGAGCAGATGCTCAACTTCTCGTTGTCTGCGCTTGATGATGCCGACGTGTTGCTGTATGTGACCGATGTGGTGGAAAAAATCGACAAGAACGATGAATTTCTTTCCAGGGTACAGCGGTTGAACCTGCCGGTCTTGTTACTTATCAACAAGATCGACCAGACTTCTCAGGCCGGGCTTGAACAGCTGGTCGATACTTGGCGAGAGTTGTTGCCGAAGGCGGAGATCTATCCCATATCGGCACTGAACAATTTCTCCATCGACAGGGTGGAGAAGCGTATTCTGGAGCTGTTGCCCGAGTCGCCGCCCTACTTCGAGAAGGATGCGCTGACCGATAAGCCTGCCAGGTTCTTCGTAAACGAGATCATCCGCGAAAAGGCGTTGATGCTTTACCAGAAGGAGGTTCCCTATGCCATTGAGGCAATTGTTGAGGAGTTCAAGGAGGAGGCGGACATCATTCGTATCCGTGCAACCATCCTGGTGGAGCGGGAGACCCAAAAGGGGATCGTGATCGGCCACAAAGGGGAGTCGCTGAAAAGACTGGGAACCCTGGCACGAAAAGATATCGAACTGTTTTTTGAGAAGAGAGTCTTTCTGCAACTCTTTGTAAAAGTGGAAAAGGATTGGCGGAACAGGGACAATCTGCTGAAAAGGTTCGGATATAAACTTGATTGA
- the der gene encoding ribosome biogenesis GTPase Der, whose protein sequence is MQNLVAIVGRPNVGKSALFNRLTQSRQAIVTDVSGTTRDRLYGKVNWSGKDFSLVDTGGWVVNSDDIMEDEINKQVQIAVEEADVILFVVDVMNGLTDLDNGVAHLLRRSGKPVIVVANKADNFELGHQAAEFYALGLGDPFPVSAINGSGTGDLLDHLLSLFKKEGEEDKLEDIPKFAVVGRPNAGKSSIVNALIGEERNIVTDIAGTTRDSIYTRYDKFGMDFYLIDTAGIRKRGKVTEDLEYFSVIRSIRSIEEADVCILMVDAMRGIESQDLNIFSLIQKNRKGLVVFVNKWDLVEDKDSNLIRDFEKVIRERFAPFTDFPIIFGSALTRQRILKVMDSAKEVYLNRKQKVPTHKLNEVMLPIIERTPPPANKGKYIKVKYITQLPNTQIPTFVFFCNLPQWIKEPYKRFIENRMRENWNFSGTPINIFFREK, encoded by the coding sequence ATGCAAAACCTAGTAGCTATCGTTGGACGTCCAAACGTCGGAAAATCGGCATTGTTTAACCGGTTGACCCAAAGTCGTCAGGCTATTGTCACCGATGTGTCGGGGACTACACGCGACCGTTTGTACGGTAAAGTAAACTGGAGCGGAAAAGATTTTTCGCTGGTCGATACCGGAGGTTGGGTGGTCAACTCCGACGATATCATGGAGGATGAGATAAACAAGCAGGTGCAGATTGCCGTGGAGGAGGCCGACGTGATCCTGTTTGTGGTGGATGTGATGAACGGGCTTACCGACCTGGATAATGGAGTGGCTCACCTGCTGCGTCGTTCCGGCAAGCCTGTCATCGTTGTCGCCAATAAGGCAGATAACTTTGAACTTGGCCACCAGGCTGCCGAATTTTACGCACTCGGATTGGGCGATCCCTTCCCAGTCTCAGCCATCAACGGTTCGGGGACAGGCGATCTGCTGGATCACCTGTTGTCGTTGTTCAAGAAAGAGGGGGAAGAGGATAAGCTGGAGGATATTCCCAAGTTTGCCGTGGTGGGTCGCCCCAACGCCGGAAAATCATCTATTGTAAATGCACTGATAGGTGAGGAGCGTAATATCGTGACCGATATTGCCGGAACCACCCGCGATTCCATCTATACCCGGTACGACAAGTTCGGAATGGACTTTTATCTCATCGATACTGCAGGAATCCGCAAGAGGGGAAAAGTAACGGAAGACCTGGAATATTTCTCGGTAATCCGTTCCATCCGCTCCATCGAAGAGGCTGACGTCTGCATTCTCATGGTCGATGCCATGCGAGGCATTGAGAGCCAGGACCTCAATATCTTCTCACTGATTCAGAAAAACCGGAAGGGACTGGTGGTGTTTGTCAACAAGTGGGATCTGGTAGAGGATAAGGACAGTAACCTGATCAGGGATTTTGAAAAGGTGATTCGTGAACGGTTTGCACCATTCACCGATTTTCCCATCATCTTCGGTTCGGCATTGACCAGGCAGAGGATACTGAAAGTGATGGATTCCGCAAAAGAGGTATATCTGAACAGGAAGCAGAAAGTTCCTACCCACAAACTCAACGAAGTGATGCTGCCGATCATCGAAAGGACCCCGCCACCGGCCAACAAGGGGAAATACATCAAGGTGAAGTATATTACGCAGCTGCCCAATACGCAGATACCCACATTTGTCTTTTTCTGCAATCTTCCTCAATGGATCAAGGAGCCCTACAAGCGATTCATTGAAAACCGGATGCGTGAAAACTGGAATTTCTCCGGAACACCTATAAATATCTTTTTCAGGGAAAAGTGA
- a CDS encoding DUF349 domain-containing protein, whose product MEIPEVVDTETEDAEEDVDENSISVDDSSELLTVEEIVQKLRDLLASDHPQRREVDEVKNQFYRSLRNETESQKAAYIEAGGESIDFVVKESEIYTEGKELIQKIKEKRAAILAREEAEKEQNVAKKMAIIDQIRHLTENQSQEDFNKAYQEFRSLQQQWNEIKLVPQTKVNELWKEYQRYVEKFYDLVRINNEFREYDFKKNLELKTELCEAAERLNEEPDVVSAFHQLQNLHQEWRDIGPVSRKDREEIWNRFKAASTLINKKYQAHFESLKEKEEENLAAKTALCEALEAIDYTKLKTVRDWNNKIKEVLDIQKQWREIGYVPKKWNTKIYDRYRAACDFFFRNKNDFYKSMHGEMEENLKKKLALCERAEALKDSQDWKKTTREMIAIQKEWKTIGIVPRKYVDSTWKRFISACDYFFEQKKLHASSQHEEEVNNYEKKREIVEKINNLDHSLTPEEALPLLRQLMDEWYGIGHVPFKVKDKAYKEFYDATEAQFDRLNIDKTERKLDSFRSNISDMARSDNAKSQLLRERERLMRQYERMKVELQTYENNIGFLSVSSKKGNNLLDDMNQKMKKIKSELELLVKKIAAIDEEL is encoded by the coding sequence ATGGAGATTCCCGAGGTTGTGGATACGGAAACAGAAGATGCGGAGGAAGACGTAGATGAGAACAGCATTTCGGTAGATGATTCCTCGGAATTGTTGACTGTAGAAGAGATTGTGCAAAAACTCCGTGACCTGCTGGCTTCCGACCATCCCCAGCGGCGAGAGGTGGATGAGGTGAAGAACCAGTTTTACCGTTCTCTGCGCAACGAAACCGAATCACAAAAAGCTGCATATATCGAGGCAGGAGGAGAGTCGATCGATTTCGTAGTCAAGGAGTCTGAAATCTATACCGAGGGGAAGGAGTTAATTCAGAAGATAAAGGAGAAACGTGCCGCTATTCTTGCCCGTGAAGAGGCCGAGAAAGAGCAGAACGTTGCCAAGAAGATGGCCATTATCGACCAGATAAGGCATCTTACCGAAAACCAGAGCCAGGAGGACTTCAACAAGGCATACCAGGAGTTCCGTTCCCTTCAGCAACAGTGGAATGAGATCAAGCTTGTGCCTCAAACCAAGGTGAATGAACTTTGGAAAGAGTATCAGCGCTATGTGGAGAAGTTCTACGACCTGGTACGAATCAATAACGAGTTCCGCGAATACGATTTCAAGAAGAATCTCGAGCTGAAGACCGAACTTTGTGAAGCGGCCGAAAGACTCAACGAGGAACCGGATGTGGTCTCCGCATTTCACCAGTTGCAGAACCTCCACCAGGAGTGGCGGGATATCGGTCCCGTCTCCCGCAAGGACCGCGAGGAGATCTGGAACCGGTTCAAGGCTGCCTCCACTTTGATCAACAAAAAGTATCAGGCCCACTTCGAAAGTCTCAAGGAGAAGGAAGAGGAGAACCTTGCTGCCAAGACAGCATTGTGCGAGGCTCTTGAAGCCATCGACTATACGAAGTTGAAGACAGTGCGTGATTGGAACAACAAGATCAAGGAGGTGCTCGATATTCAGAAGCAGTGGCGTGAAATTGGATATGTTCCCAAGAAGTGGAACACGAAAATATATGACCGTTACCGTGCTGCATGCGATTTCTTTTTCCGCAACAAGAATGATTTCTATAAATCGATGCACGGCGAAATGGAGGAGAACCTCAAGAAGAAGCTTGCCCTCTGTGAACGTGCCGAAGCGTTGAAAGATAGCCAGGACTGGAAAAAGACAACGCGGGAGATGATCGCCATCCAGAAAGAGTGGAAGACGATCGGCATTGTTCCGAGAAAATATGTAGACAGCACTTGGAAACGGTTCATTTCAGCCTGCGACTACTTCTTTGAACAGAAAAAACTGCATGCTTCCAGTCAGCACGAGGAGGAGGTCAACAATTACGAGAAGAAAAGAGAGATCGTAGAGAAGATCAACAACCTGGATCACTCCTTGACACCGGAAGAGGCGTTGCCGTTGTTAAGACAGCTTATGGATGAGTGGTACGGGATAGGGCATGTGCCGTTCAAGGTAAAGGACAAGGCCTACAAGGAGTTTTACGATGCAACGGAAGCTCAGTTCGACAGGCTCAATATCGACAAGACCGAAAGAAAGCTGGATAGCTTCAGGTCGAACATCTCAGATATGGCGCGGTCGGATAACGCAAAAAGCCAGTTGTTGCGCGAACGCGAACGGTTAATGCGCCAATACGAGCGGATGAAGGTAGAGTTGCAGACCTACGAGAACAACATCGGTTTCTTGTCGGTTTCCTCTAAAAAAGGAAATAACCTGCTGGACGACATGAACCAGAAGATGAAAAAAATCAAATCTGAACTGGAACTGCTGGTGAAGAAAATTGCAGCCATCGACGAGGAACTGTAA